A DNA window from Thermococcus sp. 4557 contains the following coding sequences:
- a CDS encoding endonuclease V, translating into MVTELQKKLERIAAAQVKLAGRVVERPVDPGSVRVVAAVDVSYRENRARAALVLCTFPDCHVLGSKTAVVDVTFPYIPTYFFLRETRPVLLVLRGEEFDVLLVEGHGRAHPRGYGLASHIGLLVGRPTIGVAKGPLRGAPEGSFRRMGKAYVSVGHLIDLESAARIIEPLLEGGYPKPLRLADRLSKRETL; encoded by the coding sequence GTGGTTACCGAATTGCAGAAAAAACTTGAGAGGATCGCCGCGGCCCAGGTGAAACTCGCCGGAAGGGTCGTGGAGAGACCAGTTGATCCTGGCAGTGTGCGGGTTGTCGCCGCAGTGGACGTATCGTACAGGGAGAACCGGGCAAGGGCGGCCCTAGTTCTCTGCACCTTCCCCGACTGCCATGTTCTGGGCTCAAAAACGGCCGTGGTTGATGTCACGTTCCCGTACATTCCCACATACTTTTTCCTGAGAGAAACCCGGCCGGTTCTCCTGGTGCTCCGCGGTGAGGAGTTCGATGTTCTCCTCGTCGAAGGACACGGAAGGGCGCACCCGCGCGGCTACGGACTGGCCTCCCACATCGGTCTGCTGGTCGGACGGCCAACCATAGGCGTTGCCAAAGGGCCCCTGAGGGGTGCGCCGGAGGGCTCGTTCAGGCGGATGGGAAAAGCTTATGTAAGCGTCGGCCATTTAATCGACTTGGAATCCGCGGCGAGAATCATCGAGCCCCTGCTTGAGGGGGGCTACCCAAAACCGCTCAGGCTCGCTGACAGACTGTCGAAGAGGGAAACGCTATGA
- a CDS encoding DMT family transporter, with the protein MDGLILGVLAALASAFSWAASTILIKAGMRDKSPVAANIFRLYAVSAMFAVIFLINGTFSKIAGLSPELLAMAFVSGAFGFVIGDYFYLNALKMMGVSRTVPITSTYPLWAILWAFLFLGRDVSAQIVVGAALVVSAIVVVKKAEEEEEINPKGFLFAILAPISWSFAILTMDWLTGYVDVLTLAGIRMMFAALAVSLFLPGYAGELRRITLREALLLTGAAATGLLLGQYLFVYSINLVGSQISAPVSAINPIIASTLAILILKEPPNRKILEGLILAVLGVILISTG; encoded by the coding sequence ATGGACGGCTTAATCCTTGGAGTTCTGGCGGCGCTGGCATCGGCTTTCTCGTGGGCGGCATCGACGATACTGATAAAGGCGGGAATGCGTGACAAGAGCCCTGTGGCGGCCAACATATTCCGCCTCTACGCCGTCTCGGCGATGTTCGCGGTCATCTTCCTGATAAACGGCACCTTCTCGAAGATCGCCGGGCTGTCTCCAGAGCTGCTCGCGATGGCCTTCGTCTCAGGGGCCTTCGGCTTCGTCATAGGCGACTACTTCTACCTCAACGCCCTCAAGATGATGGGCGTCTCAAGAACCGTCCCGATAACCTCCACCTACCCGCTGTGGGCCATACTGTGGGCCTTCCTCTTCCTGGGGAGAGATGTAAGCGCCCAGATAGTTGTGGGCGCCGCGCTGGTGGTTTCCGCGATAGTGGTTGTGAAGAAGGCGGAGGAGGAAGAGGAGATAAACCCAAAGGGCTTCCTCTTCGCGATCCTGGCCCCAATCTCCTGGAGCTTCGCGATACTCACGATGGACTGGCTCACCGGTTACGTGGACGTGCTCACGCTCGCCGGGATAAGAATGATGTTCGCGGCCCTGGCCGTGTCGCTCTTCCTGCCGGGGTACGCGGGCGAGCTGAGGAGGATAACCCTCCGGGAAGCGCTTCTCCTGACCGGCGCCGCGGCCACGGGCCTGCTCCTCGGCCAGTACCTCTTCGTCTACTCGATAAACCTCGTGGGTTCCCAGATATCGGCCCCCGTTTCGGCTATAAACCCCATCATAGCCTCGACCCTTGCGATACTAATCCTCAAGGAGCCGCCCAACAGGAAGATACTCGAGGGACTGATCTTGGCAGTTCTCGGGGTAATACTCATCTCCACCGGCTGA
- a CDS encoding DHH family phosphoesterase, translating to MRVLVLGGGAIGRAIAESLRGEFDVTVIEKDEIRAKALEESGFQVINGDFSYTATLLKAGVDKAELVIITTMNVDVIRKTVYVIRTNNKDVPIVTVLPDDVGLDDLVSQINEEYEAEVKVDYAVSPRNALKEALVRTVERIGERKNANLLVRKLKELRNQADSLLIVMHDNPDPDAIASATALSVIAQTLGFKTQIVYGGEIAHHENRAFVNLLGIDLRKVSRGSYELKRYPFIALVDCQPNGNLTTLDQSDYNKIKILIDHHQILQHLQELIPEDAFLDIRPDVHSSAAILAEYLRMLNISLSPLMATALFYGIYIDTKKFSKLSHIDLKAIEFLAGKVDYELLDKIEHPDISTETAEILAKAIMNRRIYKNVVVSNVGFITNRDAIAESADFLLRLEGITTVLVFGIVDDRIEISARTRDVRVNIGAVLREAFGDIGSGGGHSQSGGARIPLGIFKLAKDKGSLLRLAEEAITEKFLEALKVKEG from the coding sequence ATGCGGGTGCTGGTACTCGGAGGCGGGGCAATCGGCCGTGCGATAGCCGAATCCCTGAGGGGAGAGTTTGATGTAACCGTGATAGAGAAGGATGAAATCCGTGCCAAGGCCCTCGAGGAGAGCGGATTCCAGGTCATCAACGGGGACTTCTCATACACCGCCACCCTCCTGAAGGCGGGGGTTGACAAAGCCGAACTCGTCATAATAACCACAATGAACGTGGATGTAATCAGAAAAACCGTCTACGTGATAAGGACCAACAACAAAGACGTGCCGATCGTTACGGTTCTTCCCGACGATGTTGGCCTGGATGACCTCGTCTCCCAGATAAACGAGGAGTACGAGGCGGAGGTTAAGGTCGACTACGCCGTCTCACCCAGAAACGCCCTTAAGGAGGCCCTGGTCAGAACGGTCGAGAGAATCGGCGAGCGGAAAAACGCCAACCTCCTGGTCAGGAAGCTCAAGGAGCTCAGGAACCAGGCAGATTCCCTCCTGATAGTCATGCACGACAACCCCGACCCGGACGCAATAGCCAGCGCGACCGCCCTGAGCGTCATAGCCCAGACCCTAGGCTTCAAGACCCAGATAGTCTACGGCGGCGAGATAGCCCACCACGAGAACAGGGCTTTCGTGAACCTCCTCGGCATCGACCTCAGGAAGGTTTCCAGGGGTTCCTATGAGCTTAAACGCTACCCGTTCATAGCCCTCGTGGACTGCCAGCCCAACGGCAACCTCACGACGCTTGACCAGTCGGATTACAATAAGATAAAGATACTCATCGACCACCACCAGATACTCCAGCACCTTCAGGAACTCATCCCCGAGGACGCTTTCCTCGACATACGGCCCGATGTCCACTCCTCCGCCGCGATCCTCGCCGAGTACCTCAGGATGCTCAACATCTCCCTGTCCCCCCTCATGGCCACCGCCCTCTTCTACGGCATTTACATCGACACCAAGAAGTTCTCCAAGCTGAGCCACATCGACCTCAAGGCCATCGAGTTCCTGGCCGGTAAGGTGGACTACGAGCTCCTCGACAAGATAGAGCACCCGGACATAAGCACCGAGACGGCGGAGATACTGGCGAAGGCAATAATGAACAGGCGCATCTACAAGAACGTTGTCGTCAGCAACGTGGGCTTCATCACCAACCGCGACGCCATAGCGGAGTCGGCGGATTTCCTCCTCCGCCTGGAGGGCATAACCACCGTCCTCGTCTTCGGCATAGTGGACGACAGAATAGAGATTTCCGCCAGAACCCGCGACGTCAGGGTGAACATAGGAGCCGTCCTCAGGGAGGCCTTCGGCGACATCGGCAGCGGCGGCGGCCACTCCCAGTCTGGCGGGGCGAGAATTCCGCTCGGAATCTTCAAGCTCGCCAAGGACAAGGGCTCGCTCCTCAGGCTGGCGGAGGAAGCCATAACGGAGAAGTTCCTCGAGGCACTAAAAGTTAAAGAAGGCTGA
- a CDS encoding CBS domain-containing protein: MVIIPRPIEPQEIRRIRKELGITQEELAEKAGVTQAYIAKLETGKVDPRLSTFNRILQALLECKKAQLTARDVMSSPVLSVKPYDSVENVIKLMNEHNISQIPVIAGNKVVGSITEKTLVRQSLEYEDIYDHKVMEVMEEPFPIVNEDEDLEVVKYLLEEHPAVLVQNREGRITGIITRVDIFRIGKGRG, encoded by the coding sequence ATGGTGATAATTCCCCGGCCGATAGAACCACAGGAGATAAGGCGAATTCGTAAGGAGCTCGGAATAACCCAGGAGGAGCTTGCGGAGAAGGCAGGGGTCACGCAGGCCTACATCGCCAAGCTGGAGACTGGCAAGGTGGACCCGCGACTCTCGACATTCAACCGAATCCTCCAGGCCCTGCTCGAGTGCAAAAAGGCCCAGCTCACCGCCAGGGACGTCATGTCATCCCCGGTTCTCTCAGTCAAACCCTACGACAGCGTTGAGAACGTCATAAAGCTCATGAACGAACACAACATATCCCAAATTCCGGTCATAGCGGGCAACAAGGTCGTCGGCTCCATCACCGAGAAGACCCTGGTGCGGCAGAGCCTCGAGTACGAGGACATCTACGACCACAAGGTCATGGAGGTCATGGAGGAGCCGTTCCCGATAGTAAACGAGGACGAGGACCTGGAGGTCGTCAAGTACCTCCTGGAGGAGCACCCCGCTGTTCTTGTCCAGAACAGGGAGGGCAGGATAACCGGCATCATCACGAGGGTGGATATATTCAGGATAGGGAAAGGCCGCGGCTGA
- a CDS encoding PRC-barrel domain-containing protein gives MVMRLSKLYGKQIYNTKGYYVGYVDEILIEVDRGQGKVLALGLPGEKVGVPYNRVTAIGDIILVKAKEE, from the coding sequence ATGGTGATGCGCCTCTCAAAGCTCTACGGGAAGCAGATATACAACACCAAGGGCTACTACGTCGGCTACGTCGATGAGATTCTGATCGAAGTTGACAGGGGCCAGGGAAAGGTGCTAGCCCTTGGACTGCCGGGCGAGAAGGTCGGCGTGCCCTACAACAGGGTTACCGCGATAGGTGATATAATACTGGTAAAGGCAAAAGAAGAGTGA
- a CDS encoding haloacid dehalogenase: MELKEIIAEIREVLDEKDSLREEALRLTREIVRMSGDTIKALHRGEVEEAEKRLKIVREKVEGLRRKLKDHPDLYHTGYVQSAHQEFVEASLFFAYMTGAGYPSPGELGVPHADYALGIGDFIGELRRHFLLLLLDGNLEEAERTYRTMEKTYEELMTLEYPKGLVNVRGKQDQARNILERTLEDLMRAKLSRSLEIKLDLAAGALEKREDGATDETIT, encoded by the coding sequence ATGGAGCTGAAGGAAATAATAGCCGAGATTAGAGAGGTTCTCGATGAGAAGGATTCGCTCAGGGAGGAGGCGCTGAGGCTGACGAGGGAGATAGTCAGGATGAGCGGGGATACGATAAAGGCCCTGCACAGGGGAGAGGTTGAGGAGGCTGAGAAACGGCTGAAAATCGTCCGCGAGAAGGTCGAGGGGCTGCGGAGGAAGCTGAAGGATCACCCAGACCTTTACCACACCGGCTACGTCCAGAGCGCCCATCAGGAGTTCGTTGAGGCCAGCCTGTTCTTCGCGTACATGACAGGGGCGGGTTATCCCTCACCTGGAGAGCTGGGCGTGCCCCACGCAGACTACGCACTCGGCATCGGGGACTTCATTGGTGAGCTCAGAAGACACTTCCTGCTGCTCCTCCTCGATGGAAACCTCGAAGAGGCGGAGAGAACCTACCGCACCATGGAGAAGACCTACGAGGAGCTGATGACGCTGGAGTATCCCAAAGGACTCGTGAACGTAAGGGGAAAGCAGGACCAGGCAAGGAACATCCTCGAAAGGACCCTCGAGGACCTCATGAGGGCAAAGCTGAGCAGGAGTCTGGAGATAAAGCTCGACCTCGCGGCAGGGGCGCTGGAAAAACGGGAAGACGGGGCAACCGATGAAACAATTACATAA
- a CDS encoding DUF120 domain-containing protein has translation MKRIKLLILLARRGAVGEKVKVTLRDLGDELGISPQSVLRLLEDMEGEGFIEKSVEGKKTYVEISPNGLAFLEELCDAISGVLYNGVIIGEVISGIGEGAYYVRQYSQLIEEYLGFKPYPGTLNIRVVFPRTVFDALCGVRPVILPGFVKDGRTFGDVKAYRVRIGDVEGAIVIPSRTVHPPKIAEIVAPIYLREKLNLQDGSKITIKVVKS, from the coding sequence ATGAAGAGGATAAAACTGCTCATCCTGCTGGCCAGAAGGGGGGCCGTTGGAGAGAAGGTCAAGGTGACGCTGAGGGACCTGGGCGATGAGCTCGGGATTTCCCCGCAGTCCGTCCTGAGACTCCTCGAGGACATGGAGGGGGAGGGATTCATAGAGAAGTCCGTCGAAGGGAAGAAAACCTACGTCGAGATAAGCCCCAACGGTCTGGCCTTTCTGGAGGAACTCTGCGATGCCATATCGGGCGTCCTTTACAACGGCGTTATAATCGGCGAGGTCATCTCGGGAATAGGTGAAGGGGCGTATTACGTGAGGCAGTACTCCCAGTTAATCGAGGAGTACCTGGGGTTCAAACCGTACCCAGGAACGCTGAATATCCGCGTTGTCTTCCCGAGGACGGTGTTTGATGCCCTCTGCGGCGTCAGGCCGGTCATCCTTCCGGGATTCGTGAAGGATGGAAGGACGTTCGGGGACGTCAAAGCATACCGGGTCAGGATAGGGGACGTCGAGGGTGCAATAGTCATACCCTCCCGGACGGTCCATCCCCCGAAGATAGCGGAAATAGTGGCCCCCATCTACCTCAGGGAGAAGCTGAACCTTCAGGACGGCTCAAAGATAACGATAAAGGTCGTGAAATCATGA
- a CDS encoding methionine adenosyltransferase: protein MAEKVRNIVVEELMRTPVEMQRVELVERKGIGHPDSIADGIAEAVSRALSREYVKRYGIILHHNTDQVEVVGGKAYPRFGGGEVIKPIYILLSGRAVEIVDRELFPVHEVAIKAAREYLRKAVRHLDLENHVVIDSRIGQGSVDLVGVFNKAKETPIPLANDTSFGVGYAPLSETERIVYETERLLNSDEFKRKYPAVGEDIKVMGLRKGDEIDITIAAAMVDSEVAGPDEYMAVKEAIYEAAKGVAEAHTERKVNIYVNTADDPEKGIYYITVTGTSAEAGDDGSVGRGNRVNGLITPNRHMSMEAAAGKNPVSHVGKIYNLLSMLIANDIAEQVEGVEEVYVRILSQIGKPIDEPLVASVQIIPKKGYHLETIQKPAYEIADAWLADITKIQKMILDDQLNVF from the coding sequence ATGGCTGAGAAGGTCAGGAACATAGTTGTTGAGGAGCTCATGAGGACCCCCGTTGAGATGCAGAGGGTCGAGCTAGTTGAGAGGAAGGGTATAGGACACCCGGACAGCATTGCCGACGGCATAGCCGAGGCCGTCAGCAGGGCGCTCAGCAGGGAGTACGTGAAGAGGTACGGCATCATCCTCCACCACAACACCGACCAGGTGGAGGTCGTTGGTGGAAAGGCCTACCCGCGCTTCGGCGGCGGTGAGGTCATCAAGCCGATATACATCCTCCTCTCCGGAAGGGCCGTTGAGATAGTTGACCGCGAGCTCTTCCCGGTTCACGAGGTTGCCATTAAAGCCGCCCGCGAGTACCTCAGGAAGGCCGTCAGGCACCTCGACCTTGAGAACCACGTCGTCATCGACTCCCGCATCGGTCAGGGCAGTGTGGACCTCGTCGGTGTCTTCAACAAGGCCAAGGAAACTCCGATCCCGCTCGCCAACGACACCAGCTTTGGAGTCGGCTACGCCCCGCTCAGCGAGACCGAGAGGATAGTTTACGAGACCGAGAGGCTCCTCAACAGCGACGAGTTTAAGAGGAAGTACCCGGCGGTCGGTGAGGACATCAAGGTTATGGGCCTCAGGAAGGGCGATGAGATAGACATCACCATCGCGGCCGCCATGGTGGACAGCGAGGTTGCCGGCCCGGACGAGTACATGGCCGTTAAGGAGGCCATCTACGAGGCCGCCAAGGGCGTCGCCGAGGCCCACACCGAGAGGAAGGTCAACATCTACGTCAACACCGCCGACGACCCGGAGAAGGGCATCTACTACATCACCGTCACCGGAACCAGCGCCGAGGCCGGTGACGACGGTAGCGTTGGTAGGGGCAACCGCGTTAACGGTCTCATCACCCCGAACAGGCACATGAGCATGGAGGCCGCTGCCGGAAAGAACCCGGTCAGCCACGTTGGAAAGATTTACAACCTCCTCTCGATGCTCATCGCCAACGACATCGCCGAGCAGGTCGAGGGTGTCGAGGAGGTCTACGTCAGGATACTCAGCCAGATAGGCAAGCCCATCGACGAGCCGCTCGTCGCGAGCGTCCAGATAATCCCGAAGAAGGGCTACCACCTCGAGACCATCCAGAAGCCGGCCTACGAGATAGCCGACGCCTGGCTCGCCGACATAACGAAGATACAGAAGATGATCCTCGACGACCAGCTCAACGTCTTCTGA